The following are from one region of the Salvia hispanica cultivar TCC Black 2014 chromosome 1, UniMelb_Shisp_WGS_1.0, whole genome shotgun sequence genome:
- the LOC125186917 gene encoding uncharacterized protein LOC125186917, with the protein MIDTWDIYYAILSSRKRDSELFKEWKSKLDVDRLINDLRLILSKNRPPTYHLQGEDKEFRDQWHTAECHLKGFVLAGVGNALERFDKPKRPLVNKPTWFEEKSSKARAGIAVKHLRHDVFEEGQDVGVYALVMLGYFNELHLSGGKVDPETQQIMILDGLPDSFNEVRNEILFSDKKFSFLELYNKLVTAQTKMKRRGGLLR; encoded by the coding sequence ATGATTgatacttgggatatttactATGCCATACTTAGTTCGAGGAAGCGTGACTCTGAATTGTTTAAGGAATGGAAAAGTAAGCTTGATGTTGATCGTTTGATCAATGACTTGAGATTGATTCTCAGCAAGAATCGTCCGCCCACATACCATCTACAAGGAGAGGACAAGGAGTTTCGTGATCAGTGGCATACCGCGGAATGTCATCTCAAGGGCTTCGTTTTAGCCGGTGTTGGCAATGCCCTTGAGAGGTTTGACAAACCCAAAAGGCCGTTGGTCAACAAGCCCACGTGGTTTGAAGAAAAGTCCTCTAAGGCAAGAGCTGGTATCGCTGTGAAGCATTTAAGGCATGATGTATTTGAAGAGGGCCAAGACGTGGGGGTATATGCCCTAGTCATGCTTGGCTACTTCAATGAACTTCACTTGTCGGGGGGGAAAGTTGACCCAGAAACCCAACAGATAATGATCCTTGATGGGCTTCCAGATAGCTTTAATGAAGtcagaaatgaaattttgtttagcGACAAAAAGTTTTCGTTTTTGGAGCTTTATAACAAGCTTGTGACTGCTCAAACAAAGATGAAAAGAAGGGGTGGACTTTTGAGATGA